The genomic stretch CAACAATATAGTTACTGTAACGTATCGTCTGACATCTATGCAAATGAAATCTGCTATACAGTAGTTATTGGACGCAACTCCGCATGTCACACTATATCAATTCAAATGCGGTGCTTCATGGTTTACTTTCTAGTAAGGTGGGAATGGGTCtaaagcagggatcatcaactacattCAGCCGTGGGCCAATTATTTTTCTTGAGCGGTTTGTcgtggggccggaacataattacaaataattttggagactgcaaattgaccgcaagaagcccaaacagatctaTTTGACTGAAACATAATCATTTCCAACAttccttacatttgtatacgatcacgtctctctattatgcgtgggaatacttgggaacagatttccaaaattaaaatcactttttgcacagaaaacttggggggccaaataaaaccacccgtaAGCAAAATTCGGCCCGCCAGTTGGGGGATCCTTGTCTAAAGGCTACTGTAGGTCTATATCCTACCTAAAATGTGGGTACAGGCTATAGACTTGTACTGAATTGTTTCAAAGAGATGTCCTGTTCAGAATAACAATCTGTAAGCTATGATATTGATAATGTACTGTAATGACATGAGCTTTTGCTAGACTGGCTTGTTGGAAAGATCATTATAATTATTTCCCCATGCGGTCAGTCACATCAAGCCCATGGCAAATTGACCATCATATTTCTTTAGGGGCTACATGAATGTGAGGTTTAAACTACTGCATTCACATCTTCAACGCTAGTGCAATACACCTAGACAATTTAATACATGTTCCAAACTGACAATGTGGGTTCATAGCCTCACTCATGCAAAGTTAAGACTAGCAAGTCAAACACTTACCCAGCAACTAATGAGGTAGTATGCCTGCAGTGTGGGTTCAGAATGGGGGCTCTGGCCCCCTGGGAAAAGTGGGGAGAGGGGTGTTATAACAGAAAAGAGATTGGGGAGTGGTGTGCCGGCCAGAAGATGGGCAATAAGTGGGGGCGGTTAAATCCTGGGGTTCCCCCCATGGTTCCAGAACAGTCACCAGCAGCGGTTATGAAGGGAAACCTACGGTAAACGTTTTTTTAATAGGCAAAAATAGCGATTAAAACACTAATTGTCTACTCTTTCCAGAAGTTTCCCTCCATCACCACTGGTGTTCACAGGAAGGGGAACCTCAAATATTAAACCTTCATCAGTTGTCACAGTCCATCAATCATCAGTGTCAACACAACCACAGGCTCTACCTGGGATTGAACCTTACACTTGAGCCAATTCTCATTCACACTAAGTGGCAACATGGGAGCTGGAAATAGTGCTCTGTTAGTGACCTCTACTGGTCAGGTCCATAATCCAAGAAACACCTTGAGACTGGCGCTTGAGGCAGACAACCCACATGGGGTGGAACTAGCTGGAGAAGACTGCCAGGAACAGAGTGCTCTGTGCCACCCAGCATCAGTTCGAGGTAGCTGGAGTTGGATACATAACATCTCTAGGCCAGCCATATGGGCCAGCCAGCTCTCCCCCAGACACTTGTCTGGAGGTCTGGCCAAACACAGCTAAACTCTGGACAGATTGACTGATAAATTAGgccagataaaaaataaaaataaaaggttgATCAAGGAATCAAACTATTTCCTAATTAGCACTAAATCAAACGCAAAAATAAATATTGTATTACTAGGAAATCATATTAAGTTAATTTACAACCTTTGCCAAGCAGGAGAATAACATGTTTCACATGAGTTATTCTATAACGTCTATTTACAAGTGGGTTTTCCTTTTGGTTGATGAGATCAACCAGAACACTAGAATGTGCAGGACTAGGGTTGCAAATTCCAGTAACTTGCCCCAAATTCCCAGTTCTtacagaaatcccagttggagaaTCTCTGGAATCAGGAGGGAACAATCATGTGTATGGGAGTCATCCCGGcggggaatttggggaaagttaccaggATTTTGCAACCCTATACTATTCCGTCAATAGGCCTAAGGGCTTGATTCAATCCGTATCACCAAAGTTCAGCGCTATAGCGTgcttgaaatgtaaaggtaatttccgattgagctgacatatgcagcgtttaccgtgaattcAGTCTCTGCGaacgtgggaacattgcctttaaaattcaATTGCAATATAAGGGTGAACTTAAGCTATACGGATTGAATTGAGCCCTAAATCGAAAAGATATGACAACAAATTGTACATGTGAAATAATACCAATCAAATAAATGTGGCAGATGTGTACGTGCATTGTTTCTGCACACATAATTAACTTCTGTTGGATAGTTACTGTAGATGTGCGATGGTAGATAGACAAACATTCAGAAATAAATAACTGAGAAAAAGACTAGCCTTATACAAAGATGACATTAAGATACATTGTTGGTGAAACAGTGACAAGAACATATAGTACATTTTccaaagaatgttgattttatcAACAACCTTTCTCTCCTGaaaaaaatggcaccctattcccgacacaatgcactacttttgagcagggctTTTAAAGGGATTAGGGTGCCTATTCGGAGCAGCCTTAATGGTCAATGCTTTGATCTGGCTGCTCCTCTTTCTCTGCTGGAATAGTCTCAGGAAGTGATATTACCCTGGGGTATGATGTTATTTTCTCGTTCTTTTCTGCAacatccttctcctcctccttctcctcttctccttcctcctccaccccctccacgttcatgtccttcctcctcttcctctccctcaaaGCGCAGGGCAGACAATTCACCAGGAAGAGGAGTgcggagaggcagaggagggagagaactgCCCCGACACCCAGTTCCAGCTCTTTATCCCCcagtttctcctccctctctctctccaccccggGAGAGAAGTACACAGCGCTCTCTTCGTGATTCGGGGTCAACACCGCTCTCTCCAGGTCGTTCCTGGCGACCATCCCATCGCCGGCCTTGTCATAGTAGTCGTCACCGTTGACGGCGGTGACATTCTCTATGATGATGTCATTGTCCGGGAAGTTGCTGTACTGAACGTCCCTGTCCGACGACTCCACCAGCATGTCCGAAATATCGAGCAGCTGAAAGTCTGCCTCCTCGCTCCCCATTGGATGAAGGTCAGAGTCCAGGTTCACCCTGATCCAACCAGATCCTTTAGCCAGACTCCTGGTCTCGGTTCCTTCCCTCGGATTGGCCAGGTCCCCGTCGACGGAGTTCGCCATTGGCTTGCAGGTGGTGACCAGGAGTTCTGCTTTCAGTAAAGGCCCGCCCCCTTCACCCTGGGCGACAACACGCAGCGACGGACCGGGCGTCACGGCAACTACGGTCTCGGCCAATGAGGAGAGGCGAAGGCCGAATGTACCACGGCTGAAGGCGGAGAGCAACGTGGCGCTATCATCACTGAACTGGAGCCAGACACTGATGGACGCTTCCTGAAGGAGAAAGAAGGgcaagggagcgagagagaagcagagagagagagggtgagagagagaaagagagaaatgttCAGTGTCATCTCATACTGAAGCACAAATGTCCTACCATTGAAGCAAAAACGTCCCACTGAAGTTACTGTTAtgtaaaactaaaacgtttcagtgaaGTTAGTGGGTCAAGAAAAACACCCGACTCACCTGCCCATGGTTGTAGAGAACGTTGTACGCTGTCACTGTTGCTGTGACAACAGCAGGATGGGCAGGGCTTGCATTGATTGACATACCGAGTCCTCCCACAACCTGCACTGAGAGGTCACCTGGGGTCACGGGTTCAGAGGTCACGATGACATCACAGCTACCCAGCACACCATCCCATTGGCTTGATATGACCTGAGAGACAAGAGAGGGGCATCAATAAAGTTATTGGCTGTTTGTATCTTGTTCGAGTTTACTTTCCTTAGGTAATAAATATATTTGAAATCTTACTCCTAGTCTCATGGGACCTACTCCCATTTGGTCAGATCTCATCATTGATAATGACCATCCCTCAACTAAAATTCACCATGCTATTCAAAATACCGTCAACTGTAGAGTTACAACATCATATTACTTGTTCGTATTATATGATACTCACATGAACTGAAGTTTTCCCTGGGTGTAGACCAATCAGATTGCTCTGCTTGTCGAGGACCGCCACACGAGGATTCTCTACCCTCAGCCAATTACGGACCATCTCTGTGGCATCCACGAACCAATCGGAGGAGCCCAGCAGGTAGGTCAGCTGACCCTGGCCCCCCTGAGCACTGAACTGGGTCAGAACCTGAACCGTGGACCTCTGGTACACTGGAGAACAGCTGGGGAGCAGGGAAAgaaagggagaagggagagaggtagagagagggagggagggatagatgaggagaagagagagatattACACAAATCAGAAGCTGGGCAAAACCAGAAATGGAGACATCATAATCTTAAATATGTTAATGGTATAGGGgtaaattccatttaaattccagtcaattcaaaaAGTAAACCAAACTCCAATTCAAATTTTGCTTcatgaaaagcattgaagatatTTAAAATTGGAAATCTCAAACCTGGTTGAGATGTGACAGCAAGTCATAATGTTAGCGTAAAATCTTTTGAGCAGGTGCCATCTAGGAATAACATGTGGATAAAGCAGAGAGCTTATTTTAAGGCTCTGGGTTAGGGAATTAGTAGTCTCCTCTACCAGCTGTGTGCCTGTAGTGTTTGTATGGTGAATGGAGCTTTTTGGCAGTAGACCTTGGGTTTGTCTCAAATCGcaccttatttacatttacattttagtcatttagcagatgcttttatccagagcgacttacagttagtgagtgcatacatttttcatactggccccccgtgggaaacgaacccacaaccctggtgttgcaagcaccatgctctaccaactgagctacacgggtcgTGTTgggccctatatagtgcactacttttgacaagggtccatatggctctggtcaaaagtagtgcactatatagggaatagcgtgccaAGTGGGACACAGCCCTTCACTGTTCCACCAGCCATTCCTGGTTTGGTGTTTCAACTTCCTGCTCTGTCTTGAGCCAGATAAAGATGGATTAGAAAAGCAGCTTATGCTAAAGGGAGACCAGGAAGTAAACTGGAAACACATtgccaggccgtcattgtaaataagaatttgttcttaattgacttgcctagatAAATAAAGCCGAAATAAAAATACGTACAAATGTGAGTTCCAACTGTTCCAATCCCCATCATTCTATCAGCTGCTTTAGGAATCTTGATGTTAATGACATGACCGTGTCTAATCCTTCTTTATGTCATTCCTGCTCAGTGTGTCTTCATCTTTCTCTAGAGGCACTAGGACTCACCCGTTCTCCGTGTAGTGGTTCCAGCCCTCGATGGCGCTCAGCTCGTTGTCGGACAGTGAGACGCGCAGCGGGACGACAGGAGCCCACACGGACAGACACAGGGACCCACTGAGCGTGCCCAGGAGAAACTCCACCCCCACACAGGTGCTGCCCACCCCTGATTCACTTCCATCGACGAAGAGGGTGGAGCAATCGCTTGACACCTTTTAAATCAAATCAGAGTGTGATAAAGGGAGTGGAGGAGTGGGTGTGCTTGTGTGTCAAATCAATCTAAACAAATCTAATTTAATTTGTCACaagcttcgtaaacaacaggtatagactaacagttacgggcccttcccaacaatgcagagagaaagatagaaaaataataacacgaggaataaatacacaatgagtaatgataacttggctgtatacacggggtacctgtggacagttgatgtgcaggggtacgaggtcattgaggtagatatgtacatataggtaggggtaaagtgagtaggcaacatgatagataataaacagtagcagcagcatatgtgatgagccAAAGTGTTAGTGCAAAAGGAgtaaatgcagatagtccaggtagctatttggttaactatttagcagtcatgggtttggggtagaagctgttaagggtcctgttggttccagacttggtgcatcgg from Coregonus clupeaformis isolate EN_2021a chromosome 21, ASM2061545v1, whole genome shotgun sequence encodes the following:
- the tmem132a gene encoding transmembrane protein 132B — translated: MTVSASWWVEYSGRNNPPPPHGGVVSSFCFTDRDIVGISPITESGTIINTAILTSEPVSLPVIVLAVGHDGKVSDVTAAVKCQSSNDDIIKVSSDCSTLFVDGSESGVGSTCVGVEFLLGTLSGSLCLSVWAPVVPLRVSLSDNELSAIEGWNHYTENGCSPVYQRSTVQVLTQFSAQGGQGQLTYLLGSSDWFVDATEMVRNWLRVENPRVAVLDKQSNLIGLHPGKTSVHVISSQWDGVLGSCDVIVTSEPVTPGDLSVQVVGGLGMSINASPAHPAVVTATVTAYNVLYNHGQEASISVWLQFSDDSATLLSAFSRGTFGLRLSSLAETVVAVTPGPSLRVVAQGEGGGPLLKAELLVTTCKPMANSVDGDLANPREGTETRSLAKGSGWIRVNLDSDLHPMGSEEADFQLLDISDMLVESSDRDVQYSNFPDNDIIIENVTAVNGDDYYDKAGDGMVARNDLERAVLTPNHEESAVYFSPGVEREREEKLGDKELELGVGAVLSLLCLSALLFLVNCLPCALRERKRRKDMNVEGVEEEGEEEKEEEKDVAEKNEKITSYPRVISLPETIPAEKEEQPDQSIDH